Below is a genomic region from Microbacterium sp. LWO12-1.2.
CACCGCGGACGCAGCTCAGGAAGAACACGAGAAAACGGCGCGCGGGCGTCGTTTTCTCCGTGCGGGCCGAACATCTTCCTGAGTTGTGCACGTGCGCGGGGCGACACCGGCTGATCGAACGAGCTACCGGAGAGGGCAGCGGGCGGCGGGCTCAGCCCAGGCGTCCGCCGGACTCCTGGAGGTAGCAGGTGCCGCAGAGCGACTCGTAGGTCGTCAGCTCGGGAGCCGCGGAGCCGTCGGCCCCCTCGTCGATCGCGACCTGGTCGCCGTCGAAGACGAACCGCCCGCCGACCACCCGGCCGTTGAAGACCGCCTTGCGACCACAGCGGCAGATCGTCTTGAGCTCCTCCAGGGAATGCGCGATCGCGAGAAGGCGGGCCGACCCGGGGAAGGCGTGCGTGCGGAAGTCGTTGCGGATGCCGTACGCCATCACCGGGATGCCGTCTTCGACCGCGATACGGAACAGGTCATCCACCTGCTCGGGGGTGAGGAACTGCGCCTCGTCGATGAGCAGACAGGCCACGTCGACCGGCCCACTGGGCAGGAGCTCGTCTTCCGCAGAGCGCCGTGCACGCTCTCGGTTGCGCGCGAACAGTTCGCGGGCATCGTCCTCCGGCGCGATCAGGAAGTCGACCGCACGAGTGACACCGAGGCGGCTCGCGATCTCCCCCGCACCCTTGGTGTCGATCGCGGGCTTCGCGAGCAGCACATGCTGCCCGCGCTCCTCGTAGTTGTAGGCGGCCTGGAGCAGTGCGGTGGACTTGCCCGAGTTCATCGCGCCGTAGCGGAAGTAGAGCTTGGCCACGGTCTCTCAGACGTTGATGCCGAGGGTGGCGGCGGTCGCCGCCGTCGACTCCTCCGCGAGCGCGGCGTTCGTGTTCAGCTGCTCGCCGAACGTGGGGATCAGCGCGCGCAGCTCCGACTCCCAGCCGGGGTACTCCTCCGGGAAGCAGGACTTGAGCAGGCTCAGCATGATCGGGACAGCCGTGGATGCTCCGGGCGATGCGCCCAGCAGTC
It encodes:
- a CDS encoding thymidine kinase, yielding MAKLYFRYGAMNSGKSTALLQAAYNYEERGQHVLLAKPAIDTKGAGEIASRLGVTRAVDFLIAPEDDARELFARNRERARRSAEDELLPSGPVDVACLLIDEAQFLTPEQVDDLFRIAVEDGIPVMAYGIRNDFRTHAFPGSARLLAIAHSLEELKTICRCGRKAVFNGRVVGGRFVFDGDQVAIDEGADGSAAPELTTYESLCGTCYLQESGGRLG